In the Hordeum vulgare subsp. vulgare chromosome 7H, MorexV3_pseudomolecules_assembly, whole genome shotgun sequence genome, one interval contains:
- the LOC123413438 gene encoding B3 domain-containing protein Os06g0107800-like — MALTAALGSRGAEQDQDGGDGNGGNGNGRGGGEEMMIMREHMFDKVVTPSDVGKLNRLVVPKHFAERHLLPRLPGGGAAGAACPGAVLRFEDGRGGGKAWAFRFSYWSSSQSYVITKGWSSFVRDRRLAAGDTVSFCRAGARLFIDCRKRGAGAGVASAPTTSLLVPVALPQQATSDEDRAPRGRRLRLFGVDLELAGAE; from the coding sequence ATGGCGTTGACGGCCGCGCTGGGGAGCAGGGGAGCGGAGCAAGATCAGGACGGCGGCgacggcaatggtggcaatggcaatggccgcggcggcggcgaggagatgaTGATCATGCGGGAGCACATGTTCGACAAGGTGGTGACGCCGAGCGACGTGGGGAAGCTGAACCGGCTTGTGGTTCCCAAGCACTTCGCGGAGCGGCACCTCCTCCCGCGGCTGCCCGGCGGCGGGGCCGCCGGGGCGGCCTGCCCCGGAGCCGTGCTGCGGTTCGAGGACGGCCGCGGCGGCGGGAAGGCCTGGGCGTTCCGCTTCTCCTACTGGAGCAGCAGCCAGAGCTACGTCATCACGAAAGGGTGGAGCTCCTTCGTCCGCGACCGCCGCCTCGCTGCCGGCGACACCGTCTCCTTCTGCCGAGCCGGTGCGCGCCTCTTCATCGACTGCCGGAAACGGGGCGCCGGGGCCGGGGTCGCCTCGGCGCCGACGACGAGCCTCCTCGTGCCTGTAGCGCTTCCGCAGCAGGCGACGTCGGACGAAGACAGGGCACCGCGCGGGCGGCGCCTCCGGCTGTTCGGCGTGGACCTCGAGCTCGCCGGTGCAGAATGA